From Aedes albopictus strain Foshan chromosome 1, AalbF5, whole genome shotgun sequence, one genomic window encodes:
- the LOC109399837 gene encoding transcriptional activator cubitus interruptus isoform X3 — MTTATGGGASPGLPNANGGGSCSPPSSAGQTTLPSVPVPHPGDFHPAYRIPGYMEHLYSLQHASASLHGLGLTSEYLNARNAIADLHPASSLASADFHFSIDAASRLNSPRPGSIRASVSRKRALSTSPYSDSFDISSMIRYSPNSLASLVNASRSSSASGSYGHLSASALAPALGVHGGMPPHLQHLLRSSGFLHSLPGHHPPTASMFSLPPHHPLHPGHSLTKPQQIADLSSKKPEQPSSTNQVTRVEADSASNAQQKKSRIKREPSSANVPLHKGSPPHGSPMITSNHQLSPTSTQGMTNGTNSISAGATSTTHHLHSSRHHHHMNGTGPSGGGAHSGLNLSPMHNMMDGGCGLGGSKVDSTDPKDEPGDFIETNCHWRDCSLEFNTQDELVKHINNDHIHANKKSFVCRWEDCSREEKPFKAQYMLVVHMRRHTGEKPHKCTFEGCCKAYSRLENLKTHLRSHTGEKPYTCEYPGCSKAFSNASDRAKHQNRTHSNEKPYVCKAPGCTKRYTDPSSLRKHVKTVHGADFYANKKHKGNGHHHGHGGSGHGGDGGDDGEGSNHMFDGSPRSEDMQSGKTTSMSSPSIKSESDVHSPGQPPINSPMSISAMTAGLVDDYDGSSMQLGSLGAIDDPAWPYVDEDLEVADLPYVLREMVDMGGPTAATATAGTRSSNPRNRFKSRINIKGSLMSNPLSNIPEMNAHNRNLSLGELNRRITDLKVEPGTTPPPQPSPISNKNCLTDLGNLRPPGSGPSCTNTMMTNAYLNPGQLRRDSNNSTTSSSYYSMRSADISRRSSQASQQSSISTMRPSSYYNSSFYDPISPGSSRRSSSMSTATTGGQSLPPPPSSHLISTHLQRFNTQSSMGHNHGHPAAGSSRHSIPNNMSGGSYYHQQQMLGHMDRRMSEPVTGNPHAGHYGAASGMGGRPSSTVPKSSTVTSGASNAPSAKISSPAANKLHPNQEVVLDEVEEDEMVENKLVIPDEMLQYLNQVADQESKVTVQQGMSTPNSATAPADTCAWNPNENSPSGYSGGMSSRPQPPSTASFSQPQSTLNKVLMSPQSQYSNDDCSMMSNVMSPQTPQTQMMSPMMPFESAGPLTPSNYGPQPQPQPQRPTPPVQCQVQNFNSQNFNNNFSQNQPPPLRQIACSNLIGYFHRTDQSAHHCCLAMMMQGSLHINQPSGSSAPTSNPPQQYKNPFSYNTPNNFPPCQQTQQPVQPQQPSNQVDVEIQCGDISQSQLSPPVVTNPANPSPSTPPSQPQPAPKPMESSLQTPPLPSTPTGFGESPAAPPAPIPTVAPPAAPAAAAASGTMGSDTYQRTLEYVQNCQNWVESAADMVSSSTHPTTGAAATGTTNPTTVPPVPVVPSPSSNLVINDMDTSLNSYLKEDRYLQMIQ, encoded by the exons GTCTTGGTCTCACCTCGGAGTACCTCAACGCTAGGAACGCCATAGCCGACCTGCATCCGGCGAGCTCCCTGGCCAGTGCGGACTTCCACTTCAGCATCGATGCCGCCAGTCGGCTCAACTCGCCTCGGCCCGGCAGCATACGGGCCAGCGTCAGTCGGAAACGAGCTCTCTCCACGTCGCCATACTCGGACTCGTTCGACATCAGCTCGATGATCCGTTACTCGCCGAACTCGTTGGCCTCGCTGGTGAATGCTTCGCGTAGTAGCAGTGCCAGTGGTTCGTACGGACACCTGTCGGCGAGTGCCCTTGCGCCGGCACTCGGCGTTCACGGTGGAATGCCTCCGCACTTGCAGCACTTGCTGAGAAGTAGCGGATTCCTGCACTCACTGCCCGGCCATCATCCTCCGACGGCCAGCATGTTCTCACTGCCTCCCCACCATCCACTGCACCCAGGGCATTCGTTAACCAAACCACAG CAAATCGCCGACCTGTCAAGCAAGAAGCCAGAGCAACCCAGTTCGACGAATCAGGTGACTCGCGTCGAGGCGGATAGTGCCAGTAATGCCCAGCAGAAGAAGTCTCGTATCAAGCGGGAACCTTCCTCTGCGAACGTCCCACTGCACAAGGGAAGCCCTCCGCATGGCTCACCTATGATTACCTCCAACCATCAACTGAGTCCTACATCAACCCAAGGCATGACCAACGGAACCAACAGCATTTCAGCGGGAGCGACATCTACGACGCACCACCTCCACAGCAGTCGCCACCATCACCACATGAATGGGACCGGACCTTCCGGAGGTGGTGCCCACTCTGGCTTGAACCTAAGCCCGATGCACAACATGATGGACGGAGGCTGCGGACTCGGTGGTTCCAAGGTAGACTCAACGGATCCCAAGGACGAACCGGGAGATTTCATCGAGACTAACTGCCACTGGCGGGACTGCTCGCTGGAGTTCAACACCCAGGACGAGCTGGTCAAGCACATCAACAACGATCACATCCACGCGAACAAGAAGTCGTTCGTGTGTCGATGGGAAGACTGCTCCCGGGAAGAGAAACCGTTTAAGGCCCAGTACATGCTGGTGGTGCACATGAGGCGGCACACCGGCGAGAAGCCCCACAAGTGTACG TTTGAGGGTTGTTGCAAGGCGTACTCTCGTTTGGAAAATCTGAAAACTCATCTGAGGTCGCATACGGGTGAGAAGCCGTATACGTGCGAGTACCCGGGCTGCAGTAAAGCGTTCAGCAATGCTTCCGATAGGGCGAAGCACCAGAACCGAACTCATAGCAATGAG AAACCGTACGTCTGCAAAGCTCCAGGATGTACCAAGCGTTACACCGATCCGAGCTCTCTCAGGAAGCACGTCAAAACGGTCCACGGGGCTGATTTCTACGCCAACAAGAAGCACAAGGGCAATGGGCACCACCATGGACACGGTGGAAGTGGCCATGGCGGAGATGGAGGAGATGACGGAGAAGGCTCCAACCACATGTTCGATGGTAGCCCGAGAAGTGAGGACATGCAGAGCGGTAAGACGACCAGCATGAGCAGTCCTAGCATCAAGTCGGAATCGGACGTCCACTCGCCGGGACAACCACCGATCAACAGCCCGATGTCGATTTCGGCAATGACGGCTGGGCTGGTCGACGACTACGACGGAAGCAGCATGCAACTGGGTAGTCTTGGAGCTATCGACGATCCTGCCTGGCCTTATGTGGATGAAGATCTTGAG GTTGCCGACTTGCCGTACGTCCTACGGGAAATGGTGGATATGGGTGGACCCACGGCAGCCACTGCTACAGCTGGAACCCGTAGTAGTAATCCGAGGAATCGTTTCAAGAGTCGCATCAACATCAAGGGATCTCTGATGAGCAATCCGCTGTCCAACATCCCCGAGATGAACGCGCACAACCGAAACCTTAGTCTTGGTGAGCTGAATCGAAGAATCACCGATCTCAAGGTGGAACCTGGAACAACTCCTCCACCGCAACCATCGCCGATCTCCAACAAAAACTGCCTAACGGACCTGGGTAATTTGAGACCTCCAGGATCAGGTCCGTCCTGTACCAATACGATGATGACCAACGCGTACCTCAACCCGGGTCAATTGCGCCGGGACAGCAACAATAGTACGACCAGCAGCTCCTACTACAGCATGCGGTCAGCGGACATCAGCCGTCGAAGCAGTCAAGCTTCACAGCAGAGTTCCATCTCCACGATGCGTCCCAGCAGTTACTACAACTCGTCCTTCTACGACCCCATCTCACCGGGAAGCTCCCGGCGGTCAAGTTCCATGTCTACTGCCACTACCGGCGGTCAAAGCTTACCACCGCCTCCGTCCTCGCATTTGATCTCGACGCATCTACAGCGATTCAACACTCAGAGCTCGATGGGTCATAACCATGGTCATCCGGCAGCCGGAAGCTCACGACATTCGATACCGAATAACATGAGCGGAGGCAGTTACTACCACCAGCAGCAAATGCTAGGTCATATGGATAGAAGGATGTCTGAACCGGTCACTGGAAATCCGCACGCTGGTCATTATGGAGCAGCATCGGGAATGGGTGGACGGCCTAGCTCAACGGTCCCCAAGAGCAGTACGGTCACCTCCGGAGCTTCCAATGCCCCTTCAGCGAAGATTTCTTCACCTGCTGCCAACAAGCTTCACCCAAATCAGGAAGTGGTTCTGGACGAAGTTGAAGAAGATGAAATGGTCGAAAACAAGCTGGTCATTCCAGATGAGATGCTACAGTACTTGAACCAGGTAGCCGATCAAGAGAGCAAGGTGACTGTTCAACAAGGAATGTCTACGCCAAATTCGGCAACTGCTCCAGCGGATACTTGCGCCTGGAATCCAAACGAAAATTCCCCTTCGGGTTACTCGGGAGGAATGTCCTCGCGACCCCAACCCCCCTCAACGGCTAGCTTCAGTCAACCGCAATCGACACTGAATAAAGTCCTGATGAGCCCTCAGTCCCAGTACAGCAACGACGATTGCAGCATGATGAGCAACGTGATGTCCCCGCAGACTCCTCAAACCCAGATGATGTCACCGATGATGCCTTTTGAGAGTGCCGGTCCTCTTACCCCTTCCAACTACGGTCCTCAACCGCAACCACAACCTCAACGACCGACTCCTCCCGTCCAGTGCCAGGTTCAGAATTTCAACAGTCAGAACTTCAACAACAACTTCTCCCAGAATCAACCACCGCCACTTCGACAAATAGCCTGCTCGAATCTGATCGGTTACTTCCATCGAACGGACCAGAGTGCCCACCACTGTTGCCTGGCCATGATGATGCAAGGTTCCCTCCACATCAACCAACCTTCCGGATCCTCTGCGCCCACTTCCAACCCCCCTCAACAGTACAAAAATCCATTCAGCTACAACACCCCCAACAACTTCCCACCCTGTCAGCAAACCCAGCAACCTGTCCAGCCCCAACAGCCTTCGAATCAAGTGGACGTAGAAATCCAGTGCGGAGACATCAGTCAATCGCAGCTGTCACCTCCGGTCGTAACTAATCCTGCCAATCCTTCCCCGTCGACCCCACCATCCCAACCACAGCCCGCTCCGAAACCCATGGAAAGTAGCTTACAAACCCCTCCTCTCCCCTCGACACCGACTGGATTCGGTGAGTCACCAGCAGCCCCTCCGGCTCCAATCCCAACCGTCGCTCCACCAGCAGCGcccgcggcggcggcggcgtccggCACCATGGGTTCGGACACCTACCAGCGTACGCTCGAGTACGTCCAGAACTGTCAGAACTGGGTCGAGTCCGCGGCGGACATGGTCAGCAGCAGTACCCACCCGACGACGGGTGCAGCGGCCACCGGAACCACGAACCCCACCACGGTTCCCCCAGTGCCGGTGGTGCCCTCCCCCTCCTCCAACCTGGTGATCAACGACATGGACACCTCGCTCAACTCGTACTTGAAGGAGGATCGCTACCTGCAGATGATTCAGTGA